From a single Beijerinckia sp. 28-YEA-48 genomic region:
- a CDS encoding SDR family NAD(P)-dependent oxidoreductase: MSEALKGRVALVTGSSRGIGAAVARLFASEGALVALHGRDTEALEAVRRDIHDLGGQAIEVAGDVTDFRAIETMRLRIERELGPVDILVANAGGSFTPPAMIEDIPEDGWRASVEGNLTATFLTLKCFLPSMKARKRGAIVTVSSAAARKPHPRAPIPYAVAKAGIVILTQDVAAQAGPYGIRVNCVAPETILTERNLERIPQAQQEQLRAEHPIQRLGTPEDVAHAILYLTSDAAGWITGVVLDVAGGAVMI; this comes from the coding sequence ATGTCTGAAGCTCTTAAGGGCCGCGTCGCACTTGTAACTGGCAGCTCGCGTGGCATCGGGGCTGCCGTGGCTAGGCTGTTTGCCAGCGAAGGCGCGCTGGTGGCGTTGCATGGGCGCGATACCGAAGCACTCGAGGCGGTGCGGCGCGATATCCACGATTTAGGCGGACAGGCGATAGAAGTTGCAGGCGATGTCACCGACTTCCGCGCGATCGAGACCATGCGGCTGCGTATCGAGCGCGAGCTCGGGCCGGTCGACATCTTAGTGGCGAACGCAGGCGGCAGCTTCACCCCGCCTGCAATGATCGAAGATATCCCTGAGGACGGGTGGCGCGCTTCTGTCGAGGGAAACCTCACAGCCACCTTCCTGACCCTGAAGTGCTTCCTGCCGAGCATGAAGGCGCGAAAGCGCGGCGCCATCGTAACAGTCTCGTCGGCTGCCGCGCGCAAACCGCACCCCCGCGCGCCCATCCCCTATGCAGTGGCGAAGGCGGGCATTGTGATTTTGACCCAAGATGTCGCGGCTCAGGCCGGGCCGTATGGCATTCGCGTGAACTGCGTCGCCCCCGAGACGATCCTGACCGAGCGCAATCTGGAGCGGATACCGCAGGCACAGCAGGAGCAGCTGCGTGCCGAACATCCCATTCAGCGCCTGGGAACACCCGAGGATGTGGCCCACGCTATACTCTATCTGACTTCGGACGCCGCCGGCTGGATCACCGGCGTCGTCCTCGACGTGGCGGGCGGTGCGGTGATGATCTAG
- a CDS encoding TetR/AcrR family transcriptional regulator — MTLRPYRSRVRAEAAEQTRLRITAAAAEVLRARGAGGFSLESVAKEASVTRLTVYNQFGSRRALLEAVFDDRAANGGLHRLRDVMADPDPRAALRRLVDVFCGFWSFDQASLGGLHAATLGDAEFEVSLRQRNERRRKAISVLVGRLAARGDLAEATTKDLTDLLFVMTSFQTYAELAVDRTPDVICTLIWRTVEDAVRRAAEN, encoded by the coding sequence ATGACCCTGCGCCCGTACCGGAGCCGCGTTCGCGCCGAGGCCGCCGAACAGACACGACTGCGCATCACTGCGGCTGCAGCGGAGGTACTTCGCGCCCGGGGCGCCGGCGGCTTTTCGCTGGAGTCCGTCGCCAAGGAGGCGAGCGTGACGCGGCTGACCGTCTACAACCAGTTTGGCTCCCGCCGCGCCCTGCTAGAAGCTGTCTTCGACGATCGCGCCGCCAATGGCGGGCTGCATCGGCTGCGCGATGTCATGGCCGACCCCGATCCGCGGGCGGCGCTGCGTAGGCTGGTCGACGTTTTCTGTGGCTTCTGGAGTTTCGATCAGGCATCGCTCGGCGGCTTGCACGCAGCGACCTTGGGCGACGCCGAATTCGAAGTCAGCCTTCGTCAGCGCAACGAACGCCGCCGCAAGGCCATCTCGGTGCTGGTCGGCCGTCTCGCAGCGCGGGGCGACCTCGCCGAGGCGACGACCAAGGATCTGACGGATTTGCTGTTCGTCATGACCAGTTTTCAAACCTACGCGGAGTTGGCTGTCGATCGGACACCGGACGTCATCTGCACGCTCATCTGGCGGACGGTCGAGGACGCAGTCCGGCGCGCAGCCGAAAACTAA
- a CDS encoding elongation factor G: MGHDDVRSPRGPRCIALVGPFQSGKTTLLEAILCRTGAIPKAGAVEARNTVGDSSPEARLHQMSVGLTMATATFMGDSFTFIDCPGSVEFAHEMRAVLPAVDAAVVVCEADERKLPQLQLLLRELENLGIPRFLFLNKIDKANKRIRETLAMLQPASRTPLVLRQIPIWKGDIISGFVDLALERAFVYREHMPSEVIGLEPGDLDREKDARLIMLEKLADHDDRLLEQLLEDIPPPRDAVFDELASELRQGQICPVLLGSAARENGILRLMKALRHEVPGVANTARRLGVSDEKTGLAYIMKTTHLQHGGKLSLTRVLRGQFTDGDAVMSSGGKTGRVSGIFATNSGTDGKRSSAAAGDTVTLGKLETVETCETLTTGKTPPAALANVVPAPPVLAIAIIANDRKDDVKLGQALTRLTDEDPSLSVVHNSITHQMVLWGHGEMHLRVAMERLQDRFGISVKQHAPPVGYQETIRKPTTQRGRHKKQSGGHGQFGDVVLDIKPLARGSGTVFRETIVGGAVPKNYIGAVEQGVGDGLMHGPLGFPVVDVEVTLTDGSYHSVDSSDQAFRTAARIGVTEALPHCTPVLLEPIHVVEIVCPSDAVAKVNSIISGRRGQILSFGTREGWLGWDVVRATMPEALIGDLIVELRSATAGVGGFTRQFGHMAEVTGQAAGQIIASHRPAA; the protein is encoded by the coding sequence ATGGGACATGATGATGTAAGAAGTCCACGCGGTCCCCGGTGCATCGCACTGGTGGGCCCGTTCCAAAGTGGTAAAACCACGTTACTCGAAGCTATCCTGTGCCGAACCGGAGCGATTCCTAAAGCAGGCGCAGTCGAGGCAAGAAACACCGTTGGGGATTCGTCTCCAGAGGCGCGCCTGCATCAGATGAGTGTGGGCCTGACGATGGCAACCGCCACTTTCATGGGCGACAGCTTCACGTTCATCGATTGTCCTGGGTCGGTGGAATTCGCACACGAGATGCGCGCGGTTCTGCCCGCGGTCGATGCTGCGGTGGTTGTGTGCGAGGCCGACGAACGCAAGCTACCACAGTTGCAACTCTTGCTCCGCGAACTGGAAAACCTTGGCATCCCGCGTTTCCTGTTTCTCAACAAGATTGACAAGGCCAACAAGCGGATCCGCGAAACGCTGGCGATGCTGCAGCCAGCGTCGCGCACGCCGCTTGTACTGCGGCAGATTCCGATCTGGAAGGGAGACATCATCTCTGGCTTTGTCGATCTCGCGCTCGAGCGCGCTTTCGTCTATCGCGAACATATGCCCTCCGAGGTGATTGGTCTTGAGCCGGGTGATCTCGACCGAGAGAAGGATGCCCGTCTCATCATGCTGGAGAAGCTAGCAGACCACGACGACAGGCTGCTGGAGCAACTGCTGGAAGATATTCCGCCGCCACGCGACGCGGTGTTCGACGAACTCGCCAGCGAATTGCGGCAAGGACAAATCTGTCCGGTGCTGCTCGGCTCCGCCGCGCGCGAGAACGGGATACTGCGGCTGATGAAGGCGCTACGCCACGAAGTGCCCGGCGTGGCCAACACCGCGCGGCGTCTTGGTGTGTCCGACGAGAAGACGGGGCTGGCCTACATCATGAAAACCACGCACCTTCAGCACGGCGGCAAACTGTCGCTCACGCGCGTCTTGCGCGGCCAGTTCACCGACGGTGATGCCGTTATGTCATCCGGTGGGAAGACGGGGCGTGTCTCCGGCATTTTTGCAACGAACAGCGGCACCGACGGCAAGCGCAGCTCCGCTGCGGCGGGTGATACGGTGACGCTCGGCAAGCTTGAAACGGTGGAGACTTGCGAGACACTGACCACCGGCAAGACCCCACCTGCTGCCCTTGCCAATGTCGTGCCCGCTCCGCCGGTGCTGGCGATTGCCATCATTGCAAATGACCGCAAAGACGACGTCAAGCTCGGACAAGCATTGACGCGCCTGACCGACGAAGATCCCTCGCTCAGTGTGGTCCACAATTCGATCACACATCAGATGGTGCTGTGGGGGCATGGCGAAATGCATCTACGCGTTGCGATGGAGCGGTTGCAGGATCGTTTCGGTATCAGCGTGAAGCAGCATGCGCCGCCGGTCGGCTATCAGGAGACCATCCGCAAGCCAACCACACAGCGCGGACGGCATAAGAAGCAATCAGGCGGCCACGGTCAGTTCGGCGATGTGGTGTTGGACATCAAGCCGCTGGCGCGCGGCTCAGGCACAGTGTTTCGTGAGACCATCGTCGGCGGCGCGGTGCCGAAGAACTACATCGGCGCAGTCGAGCAGGGGGTCGGCGACGGGTTGATGCACGGTCCGCTCGGTTTTCCTGTCGTCGATGTGGAGGTGACGCTGACCGACGGCTCCTATCACAGCGTCGATTCGTCCGATCAGGCGTTCCGCACCGCCGCCCGCATCGGCGTCACAGAGGCACTCCCGCATTGTACGCCGGTGCTGCTCGAACCCATCCATGTCGTGGAGATCGTATGCCCGAGCGATGCCGTCGCGAAGGTCAACTCGATCATATCTGGCCGACGCGGCCAGATACTCAGCTTCGGTACTCGCGAGGGATGGCTGGGCTGGGATGTGGTGCGAGCGACGATGCCGGAAGCGTTGATCGGTGATCTGATCGTGGAACTGCGCTCGGCCACGGCCGGCGTCGGCGGTTTTACCCGCCAGTTCGGCCATATGGCGGAGGTGACCGGTCAGGCGGCAGGCCAAATCATCGCCAGCCATCGTCCAGCGGCTTAG
- a CDS encoding helix-turn-helix domain-containing protein — translation MLGAPSWYARKYNSVVARTRESDPDAEFHVRQIGAQRHTSRLATIDYGDAFVLDLRDKGGIAMSGAINDNALTAVFLWGEGTNFNGERSEIPRLRILGPRTEFNLEMPGSYRLMRVGLRDSALDSLRAASASNPNRRSWLLPGVHEQRFAPGAELELQQKLLRTVRFAELAARRSCDLGPSLAVAASEAGAALARMLSGTEVPSARSFGSRDRRNIVDATLAILETKPRSPVSVSAICDVLGVGERTLERAFQEHLGLNLRAYERERRLRAAHGLILTEGNRLSITDIAMSFSFWHLGRFAGAYAALFGCSPSETRRRIWGDADDPIFN, via the coding sequence ATGCTGGGGGCCCCGAGCTGGTACGCACGGAAATACAACTCAGTCGTGGCCCGCACCCGTGAGTCCGATCCCGACGCGGAATTCCATGTCCGACAGATCGGTGCGCAACGCCACACATCGCGACTGGCGACCATCGACTATGGCGATGCGTTCGTCCTCGACCTGCGAGACAAAGGTGGCATCGCGATGTCGGGAGCGATCAATGACAATGCCCTGACAGCAGTGTTCCTTTGGGGCGAAGGTACCAACTTCAACGGGGAACGGAGTGAAATACCAAGGTTGCGGATCCTCGGTCCGAGAACGGAATTCAACCTTGAGATGCCCGGCAGCTATCGCCTCATGCGGGTCGGTCTGCGCGACTCCGCACTCGATTCGTTGCGTGCAGCATCTGCTTCAAACCCAAATCGACGAAGCTGGCTGTTGCCCGGGGTGCACGAGCAGCGTTTCGCCCCAGGAGCCGAACTAGAACTTCAGCAGAAGCTGCTACGGACTGTCCGTTTTGCAGAACTTGCAGCGCGACGCAGCTGCGACCTTGGTCCCAGCTTGGCGGTTGCAGCGAGCGAGGCGGGCGCCGCGCTCGCGCGGATGCTCTCGGGGACGGAGGTACCGTCCGCCCGTAGCTTCGGCTCCCGTGATCGGCGCAATATTGTTGATGCCACGCTCGCGATCCTCGAAACGAAGCCGCGGAGTCCGGTTTCGGTCAGTGCCATCTGCGACGTACTGGGTGTCGGTGAGCGAACCTTGGAGCGCGCTTTCCAAGAACATCTGGGACTAAACCTTCGCGCCTATGAGCGGGAGCGACGGTTACGGGCCGCACACGGCCTCATCCTAACGGAGGGCAATCGTCTCTCGATCACTGATATCGCCATGAGCTTTAGCTTCTGGCACCTCGGGCGTTTCGCCGGTGCCTATGCGGCGCTCTTTGGATGCTCGCCCAGCGAGACGCGGCGACGTATTTGGGGAGACGCGGATGATCCGATCTTCAATTGA
- a CDS encoding helix-turn-helix domain-containing protein has protein sequence MGDLALSAIKLPGSGHTIRWEHQKRPLLDHLVLSVPFSHSLGGDMIAGKPRMRCLALPDSGLTHDDLFILLYLPRTLLGTNFLRLEIRDVTLSFLADYMLLLYRSVPILRESDLPHIVAATSNIFTAALTSSNDNIAAAQGQIDAVKTARIAQIVQERLNDRNLTPDKLCHAAGVSRSRLYRIFEPAGGATNYIRRKRLLKTRAILADKSDRRTISNVAEEWGFTDISGYSRMFKKEFGITPKEARDLGWRGLKHSAWLSISQARDERCTLQDLLINNSLGLSFSPK, from the coding sequence TTGGGAGATCTTGCACTCAGCGCAATCAAGCTTCCTGGGTCCGGACACACCATTCGATGGGAGCATCAAAAACGGCCACTGCTGGATCATTTGGTGCTGTCGGTACCGTTTTCTCACTCCCTTGGCGGCGATATGATCGCAGGAAAGCCTCGAATGAGGTGCTTAGCGTTACCCGATAGTGGGTTGACCCATGATGATCTATTCATCTTGCTCTATTTGCCACGCACGTTGCTTGGAACCAATTTTTTAAGACTCGAAATCCGCGACGTTACGCTAAGCTTCTTGGCGGACTACATGCTTCTTTTATACCGCTCGGTTCCTATTCTTAGAGAAAGCGATCTACCTCATATCGTTGCAGCGACGAGCAATATTTTCACGGCGGCCCTTACATCGTCAAACGATAATATCGCAGCAGCACAGGGACAGATCGATGCCGTCAAAACGGCTCGCATTGCCCAGATTGTCCAAGAGCGGCTTAATGATCGCAATCTCACGCCGGACAAACTCTGCCATGCAGCCGGCGTCTCACGATCCCGTCTCTATCGGATATTCGAACCGGCGGGAGGAGCCACCAACTACATTCGTCGCAAGCGATTGCTTAAGACGCGCGCTATTTTAGCCGACAAGTCAGATCGACGAACGATCTCCAACGTTGCCGAAGAATGGGGTTTCACAGACATCTCCGGTTACAGCCGGATGTTCAAGAAAGAATTCGGCATAACCCCCAAGGAGGCGCGCGATTTGGGATGGCGAGGTCTCAAGCACTCCGCTTGGCTGAGTATCAGTCAAGCAAGGGATGAGCGTTGCACGCTCCAAGACCTCCTTATCAACAACTCTCTCGGCCTTTCCTTCTCTCCGAAATAA
- a CDS encoding helix-turn-helix domain-containing protein, with protein sequence MHGNACTAGGSGATGGQRPLKCAIDINTSSAPPAEQYDLFRSWHSNIADVELLRDKFETFTARERVWQLGSLVLALIEYPGTGYFRRWSSKKNPIFDHWLISMPQTISSDNGRPEMSQLRWQCLAAPHQDQGEDDGILCLFLPRDFAVLQSLSLEIRPDMMRFIIDYMILLYGSLADRTENDVPFIAAATTSLISACITPSRDHFVEAQGAIDAVLMARATRFIATRLADRNLTPGRLCHELDISRSRLYRIFEPMGGISNYIRRQRLLKTRDALADSANGSHISSIAEKWGFSDASTYSRAFKKEFRFSPKDTRAADWLGIHDASSLEQSSENTASLSNLLLNNYLCNRQL encoded by the coding sequence ATGCATGGTAATGCCTGCACTGCTGGCGGAAGCGGCGCAACCGGAGGTCAACGGCCTTTGAAATGCGCAATCGACATCAATACCTCATCGGCGCCACCTGCCGAACAGTACGATCTCTTTCGGAGTTGGCACTCGAACATTGCCGACGTCGAATTGCTTCGAGATAAGTTCGAAACGTTCACCGCGCGTGAGCGTGTGTGGCAATTGGGTAGCCTCGTTCTGGCCTTAATCGAATATCCCGGAACTGGTTACTTCCGCCGCTGGAGCAGCAAGAAGAACCCCATATTCGACCATTGGCTCATTTCAATGCCACAAACCATTTCATCGGATAATGGGCGCCCGGAAATGAGCCAATTACGTTGGCAATGCCTAGCGGCTCCACATCAAGATCAGGGCGAAGATGATGGCATTCTTTGTCTCTTCCTTCCGCGAGATTTCGCTGTCTTGCAATCTTTATCGCTCGAAATTCGCCCAGACATGATGAGGTTCATCATAGATTATATGATATTACTATATGGTTCTCTTGCCGACCGGACAGAGAACGACGTTCCATTCATCGCCGCTGCTACGACCAGTCTAATATCTGCTTGTATAACACCATCCAGGGATCATTTCGTCGAAGCGCAAGGAGCCATCGATGCGGTCCTCATGGCTCGCGCGACCAGGTTCATTGCAACGAGACTTGCCGATCGAAATCTGACGCCAGGAAGACTCTGTCATGAACTCGATATTTCTCGCTCCCGTTTATATCGGATTTTTGAGCCGATGGGAGGCATATCAAATTACATCAGGCGACAGCGATTGCTAAAGACACGAGATGCCTTGGCCGACAGCGCAAACGGCAGCCATATATCTAGCATCGCAGAGAAATGGGGCTTCAGCGATGCATCGACCTACAGCCGGGCATTCAAAAAAGAATTCAGATTTTCTCCAAAAGACACTCGTGCCGCCGATTGGCTGGGCATTCATGATGCGTCCTCATTGGAACAATCCAGCGAAAATACAGCTTCGCTAAGCAACCTGCTGCTCAACAATTATCTATGCAACCGTCAGCTCTAG
- a CDS encoding metallophosphoesterase — protein MIAAGQCLLTASLEGCSRPDCQWRIGRVAFLIMIIEPRNGDAQDDATSTKKRSLIAIAGSSLGEISLVKLALTWIVGAALPSLLLGAAPLILTAWVAKVSGRIAALAGIGSLVLLALVGVAGWYGFRPLLRIAEKSFWSLHALAVQPGYAICREGLQHLAEHFVPIHNNPDKRATLRAVSAIGAGLLGCLLASVVIALVWPATRWTSDFVDFIDPLQLVVPAFANAVVVMSLYLALASLLWGIADGFMDQPRDLESFDTAPSAARRWRVAHLSDVHVVGERYGFRIESGRAGPRGNERFRQVLDKLAEIHAAEPLDLLLITGDMTDAGRSAEWAEFLDAMERHGTLAERSLILPGNHDVNIVDRANPARLELPGSPGKRLREMRTLSVMAALQGERVQVFDHSRTKLAGSLADAVAPHRKKIAAFADSGGLRLSAGLAAIWADVFPMVLPPAEPEGLGIILLNSNAEANFSFTNALGLVAEEDMQAVLVATRTFPKARWILALHHHLTEYPRPAKALSERIGTALINGSRLLRLLQPIAPRMIAMHGHRHIDWIGRSGALKIISAPSPVMEMTDTKPSYFYIHTLAAVPEGIALLEPQRVVIAPSSPEVAA, from the coding sequence ATGATTGCCGCTGGCCAGTGCCTGTTAACGGCATCGCTGGAAGGATGTTCCCGGCCCGATTGTCAATGGCGGATTGGTAGAGTAGCGTTCCTCATCATGATTATCGAGCCGCGAAACGGCGATGCCCAGGACGACGCAACCAGCACGAAGAAGCGCTCGCTAATCGCGATTGCCGGCAGTTCGCTCGGCGAGATCAGCCTGGTTAAACTTGCGCTTACCTGGATCGTCGGTGCGGCTCTCCCTAGTCTCCTGCTGGGCGCCGCGCCCTTGATCCTGACCGCTTGGGTCGCGAAGGTATCGGGACGCATCGCGGCGCTCGCTGGGATCGGCTCTCTGGTTCTGCTTGCTCTCGTCGGCGTGGCTGGCTGGTATGGCTTTCGACCACTCCTTCGAATCGCAGAAAAGAGCTTCTGGTCTCTGCACGCGCTCGCGGTTCAGCCGGGCTATGCCATCTGCCGGGAGGGGTTGCAGCATCTAGCCGAACACTTCGTTCCCATCCACAATAACCCGGATAAGCGCGCAACCCTGCGTGCCGTGAGCGCGATCGGTGCCGGATTGCTCGGTTGCCTCCTCGCCAGCGTGGTCATTGCCCTCGTCTGGCCTGCCACACGCTGGACCAGCGACTTCGTTGACTTCATCGATCCGCTGCAGCTTGTCGTTCCAGCCTTCGCCAATGCGGTTGTGGTGATGTCTCTCTATCTGGCCCTGGCGTCGTTGCTTTGGGGCATAGCCGACGGCTTCATGGATCAGCCACGCGATCTTGAGAGCTTCGACACCGCGCCCTCCGCAGCTCGCAGATGGCGCGTTGCCCATCTCTCCGATGTGCATGTTGTCGGGGAGCGATATGGCTTCAGGATCGAGAGCGGGCGTGCTGGCCCGCGCGGCAACGAGCGATTTCGGCAAGTGCTCGACAAACTTGCGGAGATTCACGCAGCCGAGCCGCTCGATCTGCTGCTGATCACAGGGGATATGACAGATGCCGGGCGTTCGGCCGAATGGGCTGAATTCCTCGACGCGATGGAGAGGCACGGTACCCTTGCCGAACGTAGCCTGATTCTGCCGGGCAACCACGACGTTAACATCGTCGATCGCGCCAACCCCGCCCGGCTTGAACTGCCAGGGAGCCCAGGCAAACGTTTGCGCGAGATGCGTACCTTATCCGTCATGGCGGCTCTTCAAGGCGAGCGTGTGCAGGTCTTCGACCACAGCCGAACCAAGCTGGCGGGCAGCCTCGCCGACGCAGTGGCGCCACACCGGAAAAAAATCGCGGCTTTTGCCGACAGCGGCGGCCTGCGCCTGTCGGCAGGCCTCGCCGCGATCTGGGCAGACGTCTTTCCGATGGTTTTGCCTCCGGCGGAGCCAGAAGGGCTCGGCATTATCCTGCTGAACTCAAATGCAGAAGCGAATTTCTCTTTCACCAACGCGCTCGGCCTCGTCGCCGAGGAAGATATGCAGGCGGTTCTCGTCGCGACCCGCACATTTCCGAAGGCGCGCTGGATTTTGGCCCTCCACCACCACCTGACCGAATATCCAAGACCCGCGAAAGCCTTGTCGGAGCGGATCGGAACGGCTCTCATCAACGGCAGCCGCTTGCTGCGGCTCCTTCAACCGATCGCGCCACGCATGATCGCGATGCATGGGCATCGTCATATTGATTGGATTGGACGCTCTGGAGCGCTCAAGATCATTTCTGCGCCTTCGCCGGTCATGGAAATGACAGACACCAAACCGAGTTATTTCTATATTCACACGCTCGCGGCCGTGCCCGAGGGGATCGCCCTGTTGGAGCCGCAGCGCGTCGTAATCGCCCCGTCATCGCCGGAGGTCGCGGCGTGA
- a CDS encoding patatin-like phospholipase family protein, with protein MSKTRPSPHSPENGGQDSGRERLNIDLALQGGGAHGAFTWGVLCRILEEDWLDIEAISGTSAGAMNAAVLAAGFGAGGRDGAREALNQFWRKVSEAARFSPFQRSPLDILLGRWTLDTSPLFVAFDMMSRVVSPYSLNPMGTNPLGSILAEIIDFEALAESPIKLFITATNVRTGRGRVFRNAEITPDVLLASACLPTMFQAVEIDGESYWDGGYSGNPIMTPLIEESNARDTVLVQINPVDRPGTPRTARDILNRLNEVSFNAVLLKELRMMALLQREAISSASEGGRWARMRIHRVTSDAMTELGYSSKLNAEWSFLTMLHDEGRRSAEAFFQTHRDEIGKRSTLDLGEFTKGV; from the coding sequence ATGAGCAAGACGCGTCCTTCCCCCCATTCCCCCGAAAACGGCGGGCAAGACTCTGGGCGCGAACGGCTCAATATCGATCTCGCGTTGCAGGGCGGCGGCGCGCATGGTGCTTTCACATGGGGCGTGCTGTGCCGCATTCTCGAGGAAGATTGGCTCGATATCGAGGCCATCTCGGGCACATCGGCCGGGGCTATGAATGCGGCGGTCCTAGCTGCTGGCTTTGGAGCTGGCGGCCGCGACGGCGCGCGCGAAGCGCTCAACCAATTCTGGCGAAAGGTTTCCGAGGCGGCGAGATTTAGTCCATTCCAGCGTTCGCCACTTGATATTTTGCTCGGACGCTGGACGCTCGATACTTCCCCGCTCTTCGTCGCGTTCGATATGATGTCGCGGGTGGTCTCGCCTTACAGCCTCAACCCGATGGGCACCAATCCTCTGGGCAGTATCCTGGCTGAGATCATCGATTTCGAGGCGCTTGCGGAAAGCCCGATCAAGCTGTTCATCACGGCGACAAACGTCCGGACCGGCCGTGGCCGCGTTTTCCGTAATGCGGAGATCACACCCGATGTTCTGCTCGCGTCCGCCTGCCTCCCGACCATGTTTCAAGCCGTCGAGATCGATGGTGAAAGCTATTGGGATGGCGGTTATTCCGGCAACCCGATCATGACCCCTCTGATCGAAGAGAGTAACGCGCGCGATACAGTCTTGGTTCAAATCAACCCCGTGGACAGGCCAGGAACACCGCGGACCGCACGCGACATCCTAAACCGGCTCAACGAAGTTTCCTTCAATGCTGTGTTGCTGAAGGAACTGCGCATGATGGCGCTGCTGCAGCGCGAGGCGATCTCTAGTGCCAGCGAGGGCGGACGCTGGGCCCGCATGCGGATCCACCGTGTTACCAGCGATGCCATGACCGAGCTGGGCTATTCCTCGAAACTCAATGCGGAATGGTCGTTTCTAACGATGCTCCATGACGAGGGTCGGCGCTCCGCCGAGGCCTTCTTTCAGACGCATCGCGACGAGATCGGAAAGCGCTCGACACTCGACCTTGGCGAATTTACCAAAGGGGTTTGA
- a CDS encoding succinylglutamate desuccinylase/aspartoacylase family protein, with product MGNENEEGLDRRGFMITSAATIGASTTLMTGPARAQTNAVPRNMSSAKTQGTVYTGDVIDGKQVISALDVSDLKPGKHSFYFQGVQMPTGQHWYVAVMVAKGAMPGKRLGLISGVHGDEMSSIHTVQTVMRELDPSAMSGTVMAVFDVSRPAIEGMARRWPSSGRGVDLIDINRLFPGNEDAPDAPLRHAGLVFNRLLRSNLDYAIDFHTAATGMDMTAFHLARMDLPEVRAMAELYPVDQIFDNPAYPGLLANALIDAGIPAFTPEVGRPRVFDHEMIDLFVEGTMNVIKHHRILSGPLGRTGKDSNVYIADGMLPIIATHGGFVELLVKLNDSVQTGQPVAIQRNTFGDVVANYSAPRPGKVGARRTDATAEPGTPIIFMIFDSASPVGGNEMVE from the coding sequence ATGGGGAATGAAAACGAAGAGGGGCTGGATCGTCGCGGCTTCATGATCACGTCAGCCGCGACGATCGGTGCGTCCACGACACTCATGACCGGCCCCGCGCGGGCGCAGACCAATGCCGTCCCTCGGAATATGTCTTCCGCTAAAACGCAAGGAACCGTCTACACAGGCGACGTGATCGACGGAAAGCAAGTTATCAGTGCGCTCGATGTGTCGGACTTGAAGCCAGGTAAACACAGCTTCTATTTCCAGGGCGTGCAGATGCCGACCGGCCAGCACTGGTATGTAGCGGTGATGGTTGCCAAAGGGGCGATGCCGGGTAAGCGACTGGGATTGATCAGCGGCGTGCATGGCGATGAAATGAGCTCCATTCATACCGTGCAAACTGTGATGCGGGAGCTCGATCCCTCCGCAATGTCTGGCACCGTGATGGCTGTGTTCGATGTCTCGCGTCCAGCCATCGAGGGGATGGCCCGAAGATGGCCTAGTTCGGGGCGCGGGGTGGATCTGATCGACATCAATCGGCTGTTTCCGGGCAATGAAGATGCTCCCGATGCCCCCCTGCGGCATGCCGGCCTCGTGTTCAATCGATTGCTGAGATCAAATCTCGACTATGCGATCGATTTCCACACCGCGGCCACCGGCATGGACATGACAGCCTTCCACCTGGCAAGGATGGATCTGCCTGAGGTCCGCGCGATGGCGGAGCTCTATCCAGTGGATCAGATCTTCGACAATCCGGCTTATCCCGGCCTTCTCGCCAATGCGCTCATCGATGCCGGCATCCCGGCGTTCACGCCGGAGGTCGGCCGTCCCCGCGTCTTCGATCATGAAATGATCGACTTGTTTGTCGAAGGAACGATGAACGTCATCAAGCATCACCGCATCCTATCCGGTCCTTTGGGCAGAACCGGCAAGGATTCGAATGTCTACATAGCCGATGGCATGCTGCCGATCATCGCGACACATGGTGGCTTCGTCGAACTTCTGGTCAAGCTTAACGACAGCGTCCAAACCGGCCAGCCTGTCGCTATCCAGCGCAACACATTCGGAGACGTCGTCGCAAACTATTCAGCCCCCCGTCCGGGCAAAGTTGGCGCCCGACGAACAGATGCGACCGCCGAGCCGGGAACGCCGATCATCTTCATGATCTTCGACAGCGCCAGTCCCGTGGGCGGCAACGAAATGGTTGAGTGA